One window from the genome of Hydractinia symbiolongicarpus strain clone_291-10 chromosome 1, HSymV2.1, whole genome shotgun sequence encodes:
- the LOC130648206 gene encoding uncharacterized protein LOC130648206 produces MESELVNELKQRIDTLEGKIEALEEKVKELSAEKLDLSWDAFRDFCSQNKTLGAFISSQNYKSWKASGGSRTFTQEDDMRERAKLKRKNGGRGRGEGYRW; encoded by the exons atggaaAGTGAGCTGGTAAAT GAGTTAAAGCAGAGAATTGATACCCTGGAGGGGAAAATTGAGGCTTTAGAGgagaaagttaaa GAGTTATCAGCAGAGAAATTGGATTTGTCGTGGGACGCCTTCCGGGACTTTTGTTCCCAAAATAAGACTTTAGGAGCTTTTATAAGCTCCCAAAATTACAAATCCTGGAAGGCGTCTGGTGGCTCACGCACCTTTACACAGGAGGATGATATGCGAGAGCGGGCGAAGTTGAAGAGGAAGAATGGTGGAAGAGGGAGAGGAGAAGGATAtaggtggtaa
- the LOC130637355 gene encoding uncharacterized protein LOC130637355 has translation MEEKKLNNHHSQTRTYNARDKVLKEDNDLDVWSKINVCAKSDEDEDEEGNKIFRSLPWRTEEVSDLIRRCDMALEVIRKYGEPSERAPNVHCLEFVKLEL, from the exons atggaagaaaaaaaattgaataatcaTCACAGCCAGACAAGA acataCAATGCGAGagataaagttttaaaagaagatAATGACTTGGACGTTTGGAGCAAAATTAATGTGTGCGCAAAGTCTGATGAAGATGAAGACGAAGAAGGGAATAAGATATTTCGATCTCTCCCTTGGAGAACCGAGGAGGTTTCAGACTTAATAAGAAGATGTGACATGGCATTGGAAGTAATTAGAAAATATGGCGAACCATCCGAACGTGCACCAAATGTTCACTGTCTTGAATTTGTAAAACTAGAACTTTAA